From a single Methanofollis sp. W23 genomic region:
- a CDS encoding DEAD/DEAH box helicase, protein MIDPINSFDEVKEDVIKYIGTAFGTRFESINQERDEILHDPTVLCQDPWVEPLPVYKSSGKMVRATDGDRTIELSPEDLGNALTARQLEEFKELVSCGLFKDGLTLYTHQLEMLQEALKGSRHCVITAGTGSGKTEAFLLPLFAELIKESSTAETWKTPAKPLDHQDDWWKENDDIKGWRDDLLRNDKICWVSQRANESPAPTTGRPAAVRAMLIYPMNALVEDQLSRLRRALDSDTAREWFRKRRDGNHFYFGRYTGITPVPGHQYNEPGETGGINEKKVNSLVEELQKIDSTSRQVREYTQGGTPGTPDEKKRREAQYFFQHLDGGEMRCRWDMQDMPPDVLITNFSMLSIMMMREEEDNIFEATREWLQEDPSHVFHLIIDEIHLYRGTAGTEVAYLLRLLLLRLGLTPDSPQLRILGSSASLGGEEEGLEFLHKFFGAKKERFTIINGVEEVVDEFGPEDSRHLGEEFVEAFCTISQGADCAGSVETIPEVVWADAAAYIAEATGSNIGMDECDKRVTLLAQLEAPGLNLSSQVRTACSEIENSEKRTRAVSLEDFGTEIFGSEIESEKARNAVRGLFIVRGLCTELRDERISGRDTAEYVQGKYGASSPLPSFRFHWLFRNLDGLWAATRPEEESPDGRPVGQLFTQPHLTSRGEEPSRVLELLYCENCGTVYLGGNRLVTEDDLVEMLPVEPDIEALPDKGAVQIVEKRKYVDYAVFWPNGPHQSINDDAGNGPWPLKRDYKDESKGDSKNDPKYDGRWSEAILDTRSGKVESGHEIPSGEEDVWVTGYLFQVYKKGERDPVRIRGRPKNLAAVSALPTRCAACGADYQYSKKKVSPVRGFRTGYAKMTQLLTDELFFQLPDDLKKVVTFSDSREEAARTAIGVERNHYLQLLREAFTEELRTRTNGKAQVLEDLEAHYEEVSATDSVNPAFLCPASKKYLEWDINFLNKVRDDLITVREYDPEEGSSHAKRQKNRKDYTEALERLQTIRKDGASREVHFHELVHPPDGSGALDPLDPGSLVRRLVRLGINPAGPDKSAQKYKDNQDDHSKDVPWKEVYDFKTGLWTRLSVEKVFARYTAQKKVREEVCKFLFSKIYFGFESSGLGIIKANLKDEDVEEAAKRLDISNITFRETCDAALRVLGDCYRHEGSDFKKDDWDGYRNSGKWNGRFRKWVEAVAKSNGQVGKRKIDDFGEEVLKALRESGHHRGIISTSSLTFKVASVLDPVWDCPNCERPHLHRSGGICTNCGAPLPEEPTRLCEEIWDKNYYSSLTRTGRPLLRLHCEELTGQTDDQPRRQRQFRNIFISDGNGTGPREVPEVDEIDMLSVTTTMEVGIDIGDLQAVMLANMPPERFNYQQRAGRAGRRGQAFSTVLTLCRGGRSHDDYHYRYPEHITGDRPPAPFLTMGDDQEQIRKRALAKECLRKAFKDAGVTWADGPSGRDSHGEFGKADKWNGSEVQLKVKDWLKNYPYREEVISSLTGITEKNEEKKRELLDYLSDDLPRDIDNIVQDDELPGEGLAERLAEAAVLPMYGMPSRVRSLIHHLPKGSKSPWTIERDIEMAITEFAPGAQKTKDKAVHTSIGFSSPLWAAGNKHWMATSGDDSNPIPFVRWVARCKACGNISVSKDDVGAPKACPVCKRALEENIEYAKVVTPAGFRTDFSEGRDSLEDEPYFGMVSTTAEKMEPKEEDDSSNYHLEFSDRSKVWRINDNRQGNVPHYFRGAIVKTSQKVDSLDPRVNLEHQWIAEPYIKKLVNENDRPSPEEIEELAIGTRKVTNIMSFGPQRVPRGLNFDPLSPGGGVKAAVYSSAFLVQAVIAQMLDIDPEELEICRVQPTRTDNTTVVGRVVLSDRLPNGSGFACWTFDNWKSVMDEVLNTPPDSDSFMGRLVSDRHRYGDEHTPPCRTACYQCLMSFRNMSYHGLLDWRLGLSYLRTLNDTSYTCGLTEADYRHPELHDWYETAEQEGQRFSRLYGFEYHNSKEVGLPYLTHGDNALIVHQPLWDRHTRAGIFNKAVSKVIRKGYAPHGIDTFNLLRRPSWCYSQFNKDLQGRGENSVTHLPQ, encoded by the coding sequence ATGATCGACCCAATCAATTCATTTGATGAAGTAAAAGAAGATGTGATTAAATATATTGGTACCGCGTTTGGGACTCGTTTTGAGTCGATAAACCAAGAAAGAGACGAAATTCTCCATGACCCAACAGTGTTGTGCCAAGACCCGTGGGTCGAGCCTCTCCCCGTATACAAGAGTTCTGGAAAGATGGTCCGAGCCACAGATGGGGACAGGACCATAGAACTCTCTCCAGAAGACCTTGGTAACGCGCTCACGGCGAGACAACTCGAAGAGTTCAAAGAGCTTGTCTCCTGTGGACTCTTCAAAGATGGACTCACCCTCTACACCCACCAATTAGAGATGCTGCAGGAGGCGTTAAAGGGGAGCCGCCACTGTGTGATCACAGCAGGTACGGGCTCAGGTAAAACAGAGGCCTTTTTACTCCCTCTCTTTGCAGAACTCATCAAGGAGTCCTCCACTGCAGAGACATGGAAAACACCGGCTAAACCACTCGACCATCAGGACGACTGGTGGAAGGAAAATGATGACATCAAAGGGTGGAGAGATGACCTGCTCCGCAACGACAAGATTTGTTGGGTATCCCAAAGGGCAAATGAGAGTCCTGCCCCTACCACCGGTCGGCCTGCAGCGGTGCGGGCCATGCTCATCTACCCCATGAATGCACTTGTCGAAGACCAGTTATCAAGGCTCAGGAGAGCTTTAGACTCAGATACCGCACGAGAATGGTTCAGGAAGCGCCGGGATGGAAACCATTTCTACTTTGGCAGGTACACTGGTATCACTCCTGTCCCTGGACACCAGTACAACGAACCCGGAGAAACAGGGGGGATCAATGAAAAAAAAGTCAATTCCCTCGTAGAAGAACTTCAGAAGATCGATTCGACATCTAGGCAGGTGCGGGAGTACACGCAGGGTGGCACCCCTGGCACACCTGATGAGAAAAAGAGGCGAGAAGCACAGTACTTCTTCCAGCACTTAGATGGTGGTGAGATGCGTTGCCGTTGGGACATGCAGGACATGCCCCCAGACGTACTGATCACGAACTTTTCTATGCTCAGCATTATGATGATGCGAGAGGAAGAGGACAATATATTCGAGGCCACGCGGGAGTGGCTCCAAGAAGACCCAAGCCATGTGTTCCATCTCATCATCGATGAGATACACCTCTACCGGGGCACAGCAGGTACCGAGGTTGCGTACCTCCTGCGGCTCCTCCTCCTGCGCCTTGGGCTCACCCCTGACAGTCCCCAACTCAGGATACTCGGTTCAAGTGCGTCCCTAGGAGGCGAAGAAGAAGGACTGGAATTCCTGCATAAGTTCTTTGGGGCAAAAAAAGAGCGTTTCACAATTATTAATGGAGTAGAAGAGGTTGTAGATGAGTTTGGCCCTGAGGATAGCAGACACTTGGGAGAAGAGTTTGTCGAAGCTTTTTGCACCATATCTCAGGGGGCAGACTGTGCTGGGTCCGTCGAAACAATACCTGAAGTAGTATGGGCGGACGCTGCTGCGTACATCGCAGAGGCAACTGGTTCAAACATCGGGATGGACGAATGTGACAAGAGGGTCACCCTCCTCGCTCAACTCGAAGCACCAGGTCTCAATTTATCGTCTCAAGTACGCACTGCGTGCTCTGAAATTGAGAATAGTGAGAAGAGGACACGGGCCGTTTCCCTTGAGGACTTTGGGACAGAGATCTTCGGGTCAGAGATCGAGTCTGAAAAAGCAAGGAACGCCGTCCGTGGTCTCTTCATCGTGCGAGGTTTGTGCACAGAGTTAAGGGACGAGAGGATCTCAGGAAGAGATACCGCTGAGTATGTCCAGGGGAAATATGGTGCATCATCCCCACTCCCGTCCTTCAGGTTTCACTGGCTCTTCAGGAACTTGGACGGGCTTTGGGCTGCTACACGCCCAGAAGAGGAGTCACCCGACGGGAGGCCTGTGGGACAACTCTTCACCCAGCCGCACTTGACCTCACGGGGAGAAGAACCCAGCAGGGTGCTTGAGTTACTGTACTGCGAGAACTGCGGCACAGTCTACCTCGGAGGGAATAGGCTCGTCACTGAGGATGACCTCGTCGAGATGCTGCCAGTTGAACCAGACATCGAAGCACTCCCAGACAAAGGTGCTGTACAGATCGTTGAAAAGAGAAAGTATGTCGATTACGCGGTATTCTGGCCGAATGGACCTCACCAGTCCATAAATGACGATGCTGGTAATGGACCATGGCCTCTAAAGAGGGACTATAAGGATGAATCTAAAGGAGACAGCAAAAATGACCCCAAATACGATGGACGGTGGTCGGAGGCGATACTTGACACAAGGTCAGGGAAAGTAGAAAGTGGCCATGAGATCCCGTCAGGGGAAGAGGACGTTTGGGTGACTGGATACCTCTTTCAAGTGTACAAAAAAGGTGAGCGAGACCCTGTTAGAATCAGGGGGAGACCAAAGAACTTAGCCGCTGTATCTGCTCTCCCTACCCGTTGTGCCGCATGTGGTGCTGACTATCAGTACAGCAAAAAAAAGGTCTCGCCTGTAAGGGGTTTCAGGACTGGTTACGCCAAGATGACGCAACTGCTCACCGATGAACTCTTTTTCCAACTCCCAGACGATCTCAAAAAGGTTGTAACGTTCTCTGACAGTCGGGAAGAAGCTGCGAGGACGGCAATCGGTGTCGAAAGAAACCACTACCTCCAGTTACTCAGGGAAGCCTTTACCGAAGAACTTCGGACAAGGACAAACGGAAAGGCACAAGTTCTCGAAGACCTGGAAGCCCATTATGAAGAGGTCAGTGCTACGGACAGCGTCAACCCGGCATTTCTCTGTCCTGCCTCAAAAAAATACCTTGAATGGGATATAAATTTTCTTAATAAAGTACGTGATGACCTCATCACCGTCAGAGAGTACGACCCTGAAGAAGGCTCATCGCATGCCAAGCGCCAGAAGAATCGTAAGGACTACACTGAAGCATTAGAGAGGTTGCAGACCATCCGTAAAGATGGTGCTTCACGAGAGGTCCATTTCCATGAACTCGTCCACCCTCCTGATGGCAGTGGAGCTTTAGATCCCCTCGACCCCGGCAGCCTTGTGCGCCGTCTCGTTAGACTTGGAATAAACCCTGCAGGGCCAGACAAAAGCGCTCAAAAGTACAAAGATAACCAAGATGACCATTCCAAAGATGTCCCTTGGAAGGAAGTGTATGATTTTAAGACTGGGTTGTGGACTCGCCTCTCAGTCGAGAAGGTTTTTGCGAGGTACACCGCACAGAAAAAAGTTCGTGAAGAAGTCTGCAAGTTCCTCTTCAGTAAGATCTACTTTGGGTTTGAATCCTCGGGTCTCGGGATCATCAAAGCAAACCTCAAAGACGAAGATGTAGAAGAAGCAGCGAAAAGGCTAGATATAAGCAACATCACATTCCGTGAGACCTGCGATGCGGCCCTCCGTGTCCTTGGAGACTGTTACAGGCACGAAGGTTCTGATTTCAAAAAAGATGACTGGGATGGTTATCGGAATAGCGGAAAGTGGAACGGGAGGTTTAGGAAGTGGGTCGAAGCAGTAGCTAAAAGCAATGGGCAGGTAGGAAAACGTAAGATAGACGATTTCGGTGAAGAAGTCCTGAAGGCCCTTAGAGAATCTGGGCACCATAGAGGGATAATCTCCACAAGTAGCCTGACCTTTAAAGTTGCCTCCGTCTTAGATCCTGTATGGGACTGTCCAAACTGTGAGCGTCCCCACCTCCACAGGTCAGGTGGCATCTGTACAAACTGTGGAGCCCCTCTCCCAGAAGAGCCTACCAGATTGTGTGAAGAGATCTGGGATAAGAACTATTACTCCTCTTTGACACGTACAGGGAGACCTCTCTTACGCCTCCACTGCGAGGAACTGACCGGACAGACCGATGATCAGCCTAGACGACAGAGACAGTTCCGCAACATATTCATCAGTGATGGAAATGGTACAGGCCCACGCGAAGTCCCAGAAGTTGACGAGATCGACATGCTGAGCGTCACCACGACAATGGAAGTCGGCATCGATATTGGAGACTTGCAGGCAGTGATGCTGGCGAACATGCCTCCAGAACGGTTCAATTATCAGCAGAGGGCAGGTCGTGCAGGTCGTCGTGGTCAGGCGTTTTCTACAGTCCTCACCCTCTGTAGAGGAGGCCGGAGCCACGACGACTATCATTACCGATACCCCGAGCACATTACAGGTGACCGTCCACCGGCACCCTTCCTCACCATGGGAGATGACCAGGAACAGATACGCAAGAGGGCTCTTGCAAAGGAGTGCCTCAGGAAGGCGTTCAAGGATGCTGGAGTCACATGGGCGGATGGCCCAAGCGGGAGAGACTCTCATGGTGAGTTTGGAAAAGCAGATAAATGGAACGGAAGTGAAGTGCAGTTAAAGGTTAAGGACTGGCTAAAGAATTACCCTTACAGGGAGGAAGTCATATCCTCCTTGACTGGAATCACTGAGAAAAACGAAGAGAAGAAGAGAGAACTCCTAGACTACCTCAGTGATGATCTGCCACGGGATATCGATAATATCGTACAAGACGATGAGTTGCCTGGCGAAGGACTCGCCGAACGCCTTGCTGAAGCAGCAGTCCTCCCAATGTATGGCATGCCTTCGCGGGTGAGATCCCTCATTCACCACTTGCCCAAGGGCTCAAAGAGCCCATGGACTATCGAGCGAGACATAGAGATGGCCATAACAGAGTTCGCTCCAGGAGCTCAAAAGACCAAAGATAAAGCAGTACACACATCAATTGGTTTTTCTTCCCCTCTATGGGCTGCTGGAAATAAACATTGGATGGCCACCTCAGGTGACGACTCAAACCCCATACCATTCGTCAGATGGGTGGCGCGGTGCAAGGCCTGTGGGAACATCTCTGTTTCTAAAGATGACGTAGGCGCACCAAAGGCCTGCCCAGTATGCAAGAGGGCACTCGAGGAGAACATTGAGTACGCAAAAGTCGTGACGCCTGCTGGGTTCAGGACCGACTTCTCTGAAGGACGGGACTCCCTTGAGGACGAGCCCTATTTTGGTATGGTCTCTACTACGGCAGAAAAAATGGAACCAAAGGAAGAGGATGATTCTAGCAACTATCACCTTGAGTTCTCTGACCGATCGAAGGTCTGGCGGATCAACGACAACCGTCAGGGGAACGTTCCACATTACTTCAGAGGGGCTATTGTCAAGACGTCACAGAAGGTCGATTCATTAGACCCCCGGGTCAACCTTGAGCACCAGTGGATAGCAGAGCCATATATCAAAAAATTAGTAAATGAAAATGATAGACCTTCACCTGAGGAGATCGAGGAACTCGCAATAGGGACCAGAAAGGTCACAAACATCATGAGCTTCGGGCCTCAGCGTGTGCCCCGAGGGCTAAACTTCGACCCCCTGTCTCCAGGTGGTGGAGTAAAGGCCGCCGTCTACTCCTCTGCGTTCTTGGTCCAAGCGGTCATCGCACAGATGCTCGATATCGACCCAGAAGAACTTGAGATATGCCGGGTACAGCCAACGAGAACTGATAACACAACAGTCGTTGGGAGAGTTGTCCTCAGTGACAGACTACCGAACGGATCCGGGTTTGCATGTTGGACTTTTGATAACTGGAAGAGCGTCATGGATGAAGTTCTCAACACTCCACCTGATTCGGACTCGTTTATGGGTAGACTAGTGTCCGATAGACACCGATATGGTGATGAACACACTCCTCCGTGCAGAACGGCGTGTTACCAGTGCCTCATGTCCTTTAGGAACATGTCTTACCATGGTCTGTTGGACTGGCGCCTTGGTCTTTCATATCTACGCACCCTCAACGACACCTCATACACCTGCGGCCTGACAGAGGCTGACTACAGACACCCTGAACTTCATGACTGGTACGAGACAGCAGAACAGGAAGGACAACGTTTTTCGAGGCTCTATGGGTTTGAATATCACAACTCCAAAGAAGTTGGGCTGCCATACCTGACACATGGAGATAATGCCCTCATCGTCCACCAGCCCCTCTGGGACAGACACACTAGGGCAGGGATCTTCAACAAGGCGGTTTCAAAAGTGATCAGAAAAGGGTACGCACCACATGGTATAGACACGTTCAACCTGTTGCGCCGGCCGAGTTGGTGTTATTCACAATTTAACAAGGATTTACAAGGAAGAGGAGAAAATTCTGTGACACACCTGCCCCAATGA
- a CDS encoding PD-(D/E)XK nuclease family protein gives MRPGVLPLPPPISPLRRVTPSTFQAHRECPLRAVWSAARQNTPLPTFAGAVLGRVIHSAIEYARREHVRSRDDFEQIWGQCMHNEEKVLVQSWTEAHLVPLSQSVRNYEQKKELCWLAVRDIKPSFSRKWRRSPPIWPPCGDELWLETRDGVCVGRVDRINNKGGVIEVIDYKSKVLLPHAEMGDDLGTYTPQLKYYAALYHAQYREWPTILKIVANGGQEIEIPFTHDECESLLKEAYTLLAKVNCTIRSASLDKRKALSSLAKPSPKTCSLCLFRPVCAPYWEGRSRAPNEDWPNDLHGTIIETGRWGKDRVYLDIAPYEGDKYVKVKVIEVSSGRHPALKREKKEVYLFSLLQYKDRPDVFAEGKYTTIYVPKH, from the coding sequence ATGAGACCGGGCGTCCTCCCTCTACCCCCACCAATCAGTCCCCTTCGACGTGTCACGCCGAGTACCTTCCAGGCCCATCGGGAGTGCCCGCTAAGGGCGGTGTGGTCCGCGGCCCGGCAAAATACTCCGCTCCCAACTTTTGCGGGTGCAGTGCTAGGGAGAGTCATCCACAGTGCCATAGAGTATGCAAGAAGAGAGCATGTGAGGTCAAGAGATGACTTTGAACAGATCTGGGGTCAGTGTATGCACAATGAGGAGAAGGTGCTGGTACAGTCTTGGACTGAGGCACATCTTGTCCCGCTCTCTCAGTCTGTACGTAATTATGAACAAAAAAAAGAATTGTGTTGGCTTGCAGTACGGGACATAAAACCCTCTTTTAGCCGAAAATGGCGGAGGTCTCCTCCTATATGGCCACCATGTGGGGACGAACTCTGGCTAGAGACACGAGATGGAGTGTGTGTCGGCCGGGTTGACCGTATCAACAACAAAGGAGGCGTTATCGAGGTTATTGACTATAAATCAAAAGTATTACTCCCTCATGCTGAGATGGGAGATGACCTAGGCACCTACACCCCCCAACTAAAATACTACGCTGCTCTCTACCATGCACAGTATAGAGAGTGGCCCACGATTTTGAAAATTGTTGCAAATGGGGGACAAGAAATTGAAATACCTTTTACCCATGACGAGTGTGAGAGTCTCCTCAAGGAAGCCTACACCTTGCTCGCAAAGGTCAACTGTACCATACGGAGTGCTTCATTAGACAAGAGGAAAGCACTCTCTTCACTTGCAAAGCCATCGCCGAAGACGTGCTCACTTTGTCTTTTCCGCCCAGTATGTGCTCCATATTGGGAAGGACGTTCCCGAGCACCAAACGAAGACTGGCCAAATGACCTCCATGGTACAATTATTGAAACCGGTCGGTGGGGTAAGGACAGAGTTTACCTAGACATCGCCCCTTACGAAGGGGACAAGTATGTTAAGGTTAAGGTCATTGAGGTCTCCTCAGGGAGGCATCCTGCTCTCAAGAGAGAGAAAAAGGAAGTTTACCTCTTCTCTCTCCTACAATATAAGGATAGACCAGATGTTTTCGCGGAAGGTAAGTATACAACCATCTATGTGCCCAAACACTGA
- a CDS encoding DNA cytosine methyltransferase yields the protein MLGQTPPTPKPSQTKFKVISLFSGAMGLDLGLQCTSQFEIIACVEKEKVFCDTIRLNQEKGLLSKDLKIFEEDIHEINPKDILDSVGLRPGEVDLIAGGPPCQPFSTAGRRGTLQDPRGTLLWEYLRFIKDIQPRFFLIENVRGLMSAALRHRPIAERPEFGGAPLEDVEKPGSFVHHFAEDLKKINGSSYRLDCFGVNAVNYGAPQIRERVLFIGNRYHAQVKFPNPTHCSPQANNGQSKVLNSEVQPLKPWKTLRDAIGDLKEENPIISDFSPRKKYYLSKVPGGSNWRSLTVEDQKKSMGRAWYATGGRSGWWRRLSYDLPCPTLMTLPTHASTSLCHPQEVRALTLREYARIQEFPDEWEFVGTTAQQYAQVGNAVPVRLGKVAGEVIISHLKSLKERNWEPYPDPGENVRIKYIQSHVRTRQWYKNGKTIILDDINKKSASDLIK from the coding sequence ATGCTCGGTCAAACCCCCCCTACCCCCAAGCCTTCACAGACTAAGTTCAAAGTAATATCATTATTTTCTGGAGCAATGGGCCTTGACCTCGGCCTCCAATGTACAAGTCAATTTGAAATAATCGCCTGCGTAGAAAAAGAGAAAGTTTTTTGCGATACGATTCGTCTGAACCAAGAAAAGGGTCTTTTGTCAAAGGATCTGAAAATATTTGAGGAAGATATTCATGAAATTAATCCAAAGGACATATTAGACTCTGTTGGTCTCCGACCTGGAGAGGTCGATCTAATCGCTGGAGGGCCGCCGTGTCAACCATTTAGCACGGCAGGTAGGAGAGGAACTCTCCAAGATCCTCGTGGGACATTGCTCTGGGAATACTTGCGTTTTATCAAGGATATCCAACCTCGGTTCTTCCTTATAGAAAATGTAAGAGGGTTGATGTCTGCGGCTCTGAGGCATAGACCCATTGCAGAAAGGCCTGAATTTGGTGGAGCGCCCCTTGAAGATGTCGAAAAACCAGGATCCTTTGTCCATCATTTTGCTGAGGATCTAAAAAAAATTAATGGCAGTTCATATCGTCTTGACTGTTTTGGGGTAAATGCTGTCAATTATGGGGCCCCTCAGATCCGCGAGAGAGTCCTTTTCATTGGAAATAGATATCACGCCCAAGTTAAATTCCCAAACCCCACCCATTGTTCTCCTCAGGCAAATAATGGTCAGAGTAAAGTCCTCAACTCAGAGGTTCAACCTCTTAAACCTTGGAAAACTCTCAGAGATGCGATAGGAGATCTAAAGGAAGAGAATCCAATCATATCAGATTTCAGCCCTAGAAAAAAATATTATCTTAGCAAAGTACCCGGGGGCTCAAACTGGCGGAGTCTCACTGTTGAAGACCAGAAAAAGTCTATGGGGAGAGCATGGTATGCAACAGGTGGGAGGTCCGGATGGTGGAGGAGGTTAAGTTACGACCTTCCCTGCCCGACACTGATGACGCTGCCAACTCACGCTTCCACATCTCTTTGCCATCCTCAAGAAGTCCGTGCATTAACACTTAGAGAATATGCTCGGATTCAAGAGTTTCCTGATGAATGGGAATTTGTCGGGACAACGGCCCAACAATATGCTCAAGTCGGAAATGCGGTTCCAGTCCGCCTTGGTAAGGTTGCGGGCGAGGTAATAATTTCACACCTGAAAAGTCTGAAAGAGAGGAATTGGGAACCCTATCCTGATCCTGGTGAGAACGTCAGAATAAAATATATTCAATCCCACGTTAGAACTCGTCAATGGTATAAAAATGGAAAAACGATCATACTTGATGATATAAATAAAAAAAGTGCATCAGATCTAATCAAATAA
- a CDS encoding KTSC domain-containing protein, whose protein sequence is MLRQTVTSDTIKSVGYSALSGTLEIEFTNSSLYQYSDVPESVYRALMAAPSHGTYFNEHVREWYHFRKIR, encoded by the coding sequence ATGTTGCGCCAAACCGTCACCTCGGACACCATCAAATCGGTCGGATACAGTGCTCTCTCCGGCACCCTGGAGATCGAGTTCACGAACAGTTCTCTCTACCAGTACTCCGACGTCCCGGAGTCGGTCTATCGGGCGTTGATGGCGGCCCCTTCCCACGGGACCTACTTCAACGAGCACGTCAGAGAGTGGTATCACTTCAGGAAGATCAGGTAA
- a CDS encoding phosphoribosyltransferase, producing the protein MIPESFPCELVAWDHAVRLSRALAAEVKAADYRPDLVIAIGRGGYVPARIVCDRLLLDTLTSIKIEHWGTAARKKEKAVVRYPLATDVGDLSVLIVDDVTDTGETLEHAVAYVEKEGAREVRTGVLQHKRTSSYDPDYYAEYLAGWRWVVYPWALHEDLVGFTEKVLADEGLTMAEIRAALARRYEIHANEDEVAEALADLLALGKAVEEEGDRYRQGHEWEGG; encoded by the coding sequence ATGATCCCCGAATCGTTCCCCTGCGAACTCGTCGCCTGGGACCATGCCGTCCGCCTCTCCCGTGCCCTCGCGGCGGAGGTGAAGGCCGCGGACTACCGCCCCGACCTCGTGATCGCCATCGGCCGCGGCGGGTACGTCCCGGCCAGGATCGTCTGCGACCGTCTCCTCCTCGACACCCTGACCAGCATCAAGATCGAGCACTGGGGGACTGCGGCGAGAAAGAAAGAGAAAGCGGTGGTCCGCTACCCGCTCGCGACCGATGTCGGAGACCTCTCGGTGCTCATCGTCGACGACGTCACCGACACCGGCGAGACCCTCGAACATGCGGTCGCGTACGTGGAGAAAGAAGGGGCGCGGGAGGTGAGGACCGGCGTGCTCCAGCACAAGCGCACCTCTTCGTATGACCCGGACTATTATGCCGAGTACCTTGCCGGGTGGCGCTGGGTGGTCTATCCCTGGGCACTCCATGAAGACCTGGTGGGCTTCACCGAGAAGGTGCTCGCAGACGAGGGCCTGACCATGGCGGAGATCAGGGCGGCGCTCGCCCGCCGGTACGAGATCCATGCCAACGAGGACGAGGTCGCGGAGGCCCTGGCCGACCTCCTGGCGCTCGGAAAGGCCGTAGAGGAGGAGGGGGACCGCTACCGTCAAGGGCATGAGTGGGAAGGGGGGTGA